In Phycisphaerae bacterium, the sequence CTGTTCTCCCAATGGCTTGACCGGATGAGCCAGGTCGGCGAGAACTGGACGCGATACTGGATGGTCGCCTACGTGTCACAGGACATCGAATGGGGCGGTGGCACCAGTTTCCAGCTCGGCCGCTATTCGCAGTCCAACGCCGCCCTGATCGACGGCATGCTGGAGGCCGCCCGTGCCCGCGGCATCTATGTCCAGTTATGCCTCGATTCGTTCAACGGCTGGAACGAAACGCTCTATGCCAACTGGGCCGACAATCCCTACAACGCCGCCAACGGGGGGATGTGCACGCGCCCGAACGACTACTTCGTCAACGCCGAGGCCAAACGCCTGGCCAAGCGCCGTTTCCGGTACATCGTCGCCCGATGGGCGTGGAACCCTGCGATACTCTGCTGGGAGTTCTTCAACGAGGTGGATGCCGTCGGCGGCGGAGGAGCAACCTTCTGGGGCCATGAAGCCGAAATCGCCCAGTGGCATCAGGAAATGGCCCAGTACATCCGCTCCATCGATCCGTTCGAGCACCTGCGATCAACCAGCTTCGCCGACGACGGCCCACGTTCGAGCTACGCGCCCTTCTGGCAACTGCCCGAGATGGAGATCGTTCAGGTTCATCAATACAGCACCGTTCTACCTCAGTCGCATGTCAACCTCATCCGCCAGGTCCGCCAGTTCGGCAAGCCGGTCATCATGGGCGAGGGCGACTACGCCGGCGGCCCAGACAGCCTTGACCCCAACGGGCAGAGCCTCCACGACATGATCTGGGCGGCGGCAGTCGTTGAAAGCGGAGCCATGTCGTGGTGGTGGGACAACTGGATTCATCCCAACAACCTGTATTACCGATTTGAGCCGCTGGTTGCCTTCCTCAGCAGCCAGGACTGGGCGCCGCAGCAGCTCTCGCCGCTCGCCTATACGATCCTCAGCGGCCACACAACGCCCGAGATCTACGGTTCGGGCGGGTCGAGGCATGGCTACCTCTACATCCGCAATTGGCAAGGCCCGGTCAGCGGCCTTCGCCTTCGTCTGAATCAGATCACATCGCCCGGCAACTACGTGGCCGAATACTGGGATACGAACA encodes:
- a CDS encoding DUF5060 domain-containing protein, yielding MRMGLLAGMGLLLARLATGTGDAATINIQSIGLSGTQIELYQPLTVSFNLSKSYPNPYDPDTVDARFEFTGPSGVTRVIPAYWTEQTPRWRARIVPLETGPHSCRIVVNDSAGDSGSATLSFMGVSSSRRGFVRIDPRNPRYLRFDNGEPYLPIGHNVCWYGWDPLFSQWLDRMSQVGENWTRYWMVAYVSQDIEWGGGTSFQLGRYSQSNAALIDGMLEAARARGIYVQLCLDSFNGWNETLYANWADNPYNAANGGMCTRPNDYFVNAEAKRLAKRRFRYIVARWAWNPAILCWEFFNEVDAVGGGGATFWGHEAEIAQWHQEMAQYIRSIDPFEHLRSTSFADDGPRSSYAPFWQLPEMEIVQVHQYSTVLPQSHVNLIRQVRQFGKPVIMGEGDYAGGPDSLDPNGQSLHDMIWAAAVVESGAMSWWWDNWIHPNNLYYRFEPLVAFLSSQDWAPQQLSPLAYTILSGHTTPEIYGSGGSRHGYLYIRNWQGPVSGLRLRLNQITSPGNYVAEYWDTNSTTPFRSEIIPGSPSGLELNIPDFARDVAAKLKQTGPVLSAVPTLLTVSSFIGHDARPQSFAIGNTGTGSTNYEITVDQFWLSVSP